A genome region from Passer domesticus isolate bPasDom1 chromosome 27, bPasDom1.hap1, whole genome shotgun sequence includes the following:
- the LOC135286755 gene encoding olfactory receptor 10C1-like, whose protein sequence is MILGNLSGLSEFRLLGFSRMSHLHPLLFVVLLSLYVLTLMANTVIAFTINTDHTLHTPMYFFLTQLSCLDICYLSVVIPTILENLMVGTVSISRTRCAMQMFSFLFFGVAECFLLAAMSLDRYFAVCHPLHYTIIMSSGVCRSLVAGSYICGAAVGLIHTLITFSSPLCGSAIDHFFCEIQPVLDLLCGNTFPRELQVIVVAVFAILSPFLLIIYSYIHIISTILRMASAESQQKAFSTCSSHLLVVTLFYGTAGSVYLRPKSTYCASVDKFLSLSYSVLTPLLNPIIYSLRNKEVKGALKKKWRKINLVWK, encoded by the coding sequence ATGATCCTTGGGAACCTCAGTGGACTGAGTGAATTCAGACTCCTGGGTTTTTCTAGAATGTCTCATTTGCACCCTTTGCTCTTTGTAGTTTTATTATCTCTTTATGTTCTCACCTTGATGGCTAACACAGTGATAGCTTTCACAATAAACACTGATCACACCCTTCACACCCCAATGTATTTCTTCCTCACTCAGCTGTCCTGTTTGGATATCTGCTATTTATCAGTCGTTATCCCAACCATTCTGGAGAACCTGATGGTGGGAACAGTAAGTATTTCCAGGACAAGATGTGCAATGcaaatgttttccttccttttcttcgGGGTGGCTGAATGTTTTCTCTTGGCTGCCATGTCCCTCGATCGCTATTTTGCAGTTTGCCACCCCTTGCATTACACAATTATCATGAGCAGCGGGGTCTGCAGGAGCCTGGTGGCTGGGAGTTACATTTGTGGGGCTGCTGTGGGCTTAATTCACACCCTCATAACCTTCAGCTCACCCTTGTGTGGGTCTGCCATCGACCACTTCTTCTGTGAGATTCAGCCCGTGCTGGACCTGCTCTGCGGCAACACCTTCCCAAGAGAGCTCCAGGTCATTGTGGTGGCTGTCTTTGCTATTCTCAGCCCTTTCTTACTGATAATTTATTCTTATATTCATATAATTTCCACAATTCTTCGCATGGCATCAGCTGAGAGCCAGCAGAAAGCGTTTTCCACTTGCTCCTCACACCTCCTGGTTGTGACTCTGTTTTATGGCACTGCAGGCTCTGTGTATCTGAGGCCAAAATCCACCTACTGTGCATCTGTGGATAAATTCCTCTCACTTTCTTATTCTGTGCTGACTCCTTTATTGAATCCCATAATTTACAGCTTGAGGAATAAGGAGGTGAAAGGAGCCCTgaagaaaaaatggagaaaaattaatttagtgtGGAAATGA